The genomic interval ATGGGTGGCAGTTGCGGTGTGACCACCGTGCCGGCGGCGCCGCGCGCGGTCAGGTAGCCCTCCCCCATCAGCAACTGATAAGCCGCTTCGACGGTACCGCGGGCCAGATTGAGCTCTGCCGCCAACGCGCGTACCGCCGGTACTCGGTCACCCGGGCGCAAGCGCCCATCGGCAATGGACTCACGAAAGCGCAGATAAAGCTGACGGTAGATCGGCACTGACTGGCCGCGATCCAGCTTGATAGGAAGCATCATGGCCCAGTCATTTATGTATTTTATGGCCCTGCAGCTTAAGCCATTGCCGCACTAAGGTCAGCTATCACTCCACAGCGGACAATGGTCATGAATTACACACTGCAGCACCTCGAAGACTTGGAAGCCTTTCAGGCCAGTTTTGACCTGATGCGGGTACTGCGGCCGCACCTCACCCAACTGGATGCCTATGTCGATCAATTGGCCCGGCAAACTGGGCAGGGCTACCGTTTGCTGGCCGCCTGGGACGGTGAACAGGTCGTCGGCTTAGCCGGTTATTGCGAGCTGGAAAACCTGCTCTACGGGCGCTTCCTCTACGTGGACGATTTGGTGGTACGGCCTGATGTTCAGCGCAGCAGCCTGGGTACCTCGCTGTTGAGCGCTGTTCGGGAAGAGGCCGTACGGCGCGGTTGCGCCCACTTTGTGCTGGACACTGGGCTGCATATGCCGTTGGCCCAACGCTTCTATTTCCGTCAGGGGCTACTGGCTCACGGCATGCACTTCACGCAGAACCTTCAAACAGAGAACCCAGCATGAACAATGTGCTCTTGATCAATGCCAGCCCGCATGGCCACGTATCCCATGCCAATCAGTTGGCAGTCGAGTTAGTGGCAACGCTGCGCCATCGGTATCCGCGGCTTGAACTCGTCGAGCGCGACCTGGGCCGGTACCCGCTGCCGCCGCTCGACATGGACTATGCCCATGCCCTGGCGACCCCCACGCCGTTCGACTCACCGGTGTTCGAGCACTCGGAAGCGCTGATCGGCGAGTTGGAACGCTGCGACATCCTGTTCATTGCCACCCCGATGCACAACTTCACGCTGCCTGCCGCGCTCAAGCTCTGGGTCGATTACGTCCTACGTATTCACCGGACATTCCGCTCAACCCCTGAAGGCAAAATCGGCCTTCTGAAACAGCGTCCGGTGTACGTGTTGGTGGGCTCAGGTGGTTTTCACCAAGGCGAGTCAGCGCGGCAACCGGACTTTCTGACGCCTTACCTGCACCAGGTACTGAATACCCTCGGGCTGCTCCATCCGCACTTCACCTACCTGCAGGGCTTGGTATTCGGTGATGAGGCCGTGCGCTTAACGCTTGAAGCTAGCCGTGCTCGGCTGGCACAGGAACCTCTGTTCAAAGAGCTGCTGGGTGCTTGATCCAGTCACTGATGAACGCCAACGTGCCGGGCGCATAGGCGTGACGCCCAAGCGCCACAAACAGATACTGCTTCCATAAGGGCCATTGCGAGACCAGCTGATAATTGAATAGCTCAGCCCTTAGCAAGCTATGCGTGGCGTTGGGGACTAGGACAACTTGCCTTCCACTGGCACCAGAAAATAACGCCTTGTAGACGTTCGAGTCTTCGGCCGCATTGACATTCACATCCTGCGCGCCCCAAACGGCCAGCACCGGCCCTTTCATGGTTTTCAATGCTGGCGTCACGTCTTCGTTGTAATTTTTGAGGACGAAATTGAAGCGGTCACGGTCCATCTCGGCAAAACCATCAGGGGCGTTTTGTTCATTGGGATGGCCGAATACCTTGTCGTTTATTTCGTACTCCTCGCGCACCCTCACTTCAACTTCAGCTGGCGTGCGTCCCTCGCCCGCCAATCGCAACCCGGTGTAGTACATGCCTTGGCGTCGCCAATTAACCGCCCCGCCGATAATTACCGAGAAGTCAGGGTCCCCTTCACTGGCGGCCCGCGGTATCACCCAACCACCTTGAGAGAACCCCAGAAAACCAACACTACGCCCAGCTACACGAGGTTCTTCACGCACACGTGCCAGTGCGGCCAGCGCTTCAGTAGCGCGGTCTGACATCGACTGGTTGAGCCAATTGCCGCCACTCTCCCCTATGCCCTGTTTGTCCCAGGTAAACACACCCACCCCCGCGTCGAGCAGGCTATTGATTAGCGGTAAATACCCACGGGATGCGAAGCGGTCCATAGGGCCGTCACCGTGAATGAGCAGCACGACAGATTGCACATCCATCGGCAGTACCAACGTTCCGACCACGTCCACGTCACCCGAGCGAAACTTCAACGTAGAGACTTGCGCGTCGTTGAGCTCAAAGTCGGATAGGTTCTGGACAACAAACACGGCCAGCCCCAGCAGCATCGACAGGCCACCTGCCAAAGCCAGCATCCCTAATTTTTTTCGCACGCCGATCTCTCCTTGTACCGGAGCAAGCAGCCCGGCTCATCCATTGCGATTTATAGACTAAGCACTTAGTCTAGAATACGCTCGCACAGAGTGAAGCGTCCAGGGCGCCGCAGCGGCCTCGGCACAGGGAAATCGATACAAGGAACGCTCACCGAGGGTGAGCAACCATTCAGCGCCTACAGGGCCGGAACAAAAATGACTGAACATGGCACAGCAAAAGCCGACAGCTACCATGACCTTGCCGCCAAGCATGTCTCGGCAAGCCGGATCATCGCGCTGTTCGTTCCCTATAAGATGCAAATCGCGCGGGTCATCTGCCTGATCCTGGTGTGTTCCGCGATCGGCATGGCGTCCCCTTTCCTGCTGCGGGCGATCATTGACGAGGCGTTACCTGACGCCAACATGCGCCTGCTCGTGTACCTCGCAGGTGGGCTGATTGGCGTTGCCGCGCTAACGGCAGGGCTGAATACGCTGCAAATTGTCATGTCGACAAAGATCGGCCAGTCGATCATGCATGACCTGCGCGTGAGGCTTTACTCACACCTGCAATCGCTCTCGCTGTCGTTTTTCACGGCAACACGCTCTGGCGAAATCCAGTCACGCATCGCCAGCGATATCGGTGGCCTGCAAACGCTCGTTACCCACACAGCCAACGAGTTGGCGCGTAACTTCAGCATCGTGGTAATGACCACCATCGCCATGTTTCTACTCGACTGGCGGCTTGCGCTGTTTTCGATGGTTGCGGTGCCGATCTCCATCCTGCTGAGCGACCGCGTCGGCAAGCTGCGGGAAAGCATTACCCACGAACAACAGGTACGCCTTGGCGATATGTCTGCAGCGGTTCAAGAGTCGCTGTCGATTTCGGGGGTGATCTTGGCGCGTACCCTTGGGCGCGCAGTACATTTGACCCAACGCTTCACGCGTACCTCGAAAGAAGTCGCAAGCCTGGAGGTCCGCTCCCACACTGCAGGCGAGTGGCAATGGCAATTGATCCTGCTGATGTTGTCGATGTTCCCGGCCCTCACGCTTTTGCTGGGCGGCCTACTGATGAACGCCGGGGTTCCGGCAACTATCGGCACGCTGGTGGCGATGATCGCCTTGCAGGAGCAGTTGCTCTGGCCATTGGAAGGATTGCTGGAGATCGGCCGCGAAATGCGTACCACCCGCGCCTTGTTCACCCGAGTTTTCCAGTACCTCGACCAGCCGGTAGAGATCACCGAAAAACCGGATGCCATCACGTTGGACCGGCTGCACATGCAAGGCGCAGTGCAACTGAAAAACGTCAGTTTCTCTTACCCTACCAACCTGCAACCGACGCTGACTGATGTCTCAATCGATATTCCTGCCGGCTCCAGCGTCGCCATCGTAGGTTCGACAGGGTCGGGGAAGACCACGCTGGGTTATCTGCTGGCGCGTCTTTACGATGTCTCGGCCGGTGAAATCCGCTATGACGGCGTGGATGTGCGGACGCTGAGTTTTGAAACGGTGACCGATCTGCTGGGTGTCGTTACACAAGAACCGTATCTGCTGTACGCCTCCGTGGCGGAAAACCTTCGCTTCGCAAAACCCGACGCCACCGATGAAGAGTTGATCGCAGCTGCCAAGATTGCGCAGATCCACGACAGCCTGTCGGCCCTACCCCAAGGGTATGACACGCTGGTTGGCGATCGCGGATACCGCTTCTCAGGGGGTGAAAAACAGCGCCTTGCGCTCGCGCGCACCATCTTGCGCAACCCTCCGATCCTGCTGCTCGATGAAGCGACCAGTGCGTTGGACACAAAAACCGAACGCGCCATGGAAGTTGCCCTGGCGGCCCTGTCAAAAGGTCGAACCACCATCACCATTGCACACCGCCTGTCCACCATTCGCCATGCTGACCAAATCGTCGTTCTGCAACATGGCCGCGTTGTTGAATGCGGCACGCACACCGAGCTGGAGAGCCTCAACGGTGTTTATGCGGGGCTCATCGCCAACATGAATTCAAATGCCGCTTGACCTCAGCTTAACCTGAGGTTTTATAAGGGTGGTCGGTTTGCCTTCGCAAACCCTACTCGCAATGGCGGGTGAACTTACGAAGTGGAGCCGACATGAACAAGCATCACGCCTCACCTGATTCAGGTTCGCAACCCATGCCAGAACAGCGCACGCCTGTGGATAACCGCCCGGCCAGTGCAGGCTGGGCTGCCCTGCTGTCAGGCACCAATGGCGTGCGCTCGCTGGCGTTGGCTGGGGGCGTCGTGCTGCATGCGATCAACGTCTACATTGCCACCACGATCCTGCCTTCAGTGGTCAGGGACATCGGCGGCATCGACTATTACGCGTGGAATACCACGCTGTTCGTCGCAGCCTCAATCCCCGGTTCGGCATTGTCGGCGCGGTTGCTTGGCGGTGCGGGGCCGCGAGGCGCCTACATCATTGCCACACTGGTGTTTTCCAGCGGCGCGCTGCTGTGTGCGTTTGCCCCATCGATGCCGATCCTGTTGGCCGGCCGCCTGGTTCAGGGGCTCGGCGGAGGGTTTTTGTTCGCTCTCTCCTACGCCATGATCCGGCTGGTTTTCGATGAAGCGTTATGGCCGCGGGCAATGGCGCTGGTTTCGGGCATGTGGGGGGTGGCGACGTTGGTCGGCCCGGCAGTCGGCGGTATTTTCGCCGAGCTCGGCGCCTGGCGCGCCGCGTTCTGGTCACTCATCCCCGTCGCCGTGTTATTCGCACTGCTGGCGGCCGTTGTGCTGCCCAAGCGCACCGATGAACGCGCTGGCCGCGCGCCGCTGCCACTGGCCCAATTGCTGTTTTTGACGTTGGCAGTGCTGGCCGTTTCGGCCGGCAGTGTCTTGCCTGGCTTGCTCTGGAACATCGCCGGGCTGGGCGCCGCCGTTATCTTCACAGCGCTGCTGATGGGCACGGAAAGCCGCTCACGCCATAAACTGCTGCCGACAGGTGCTTTCAGCGTCACGTCTGCGCTGGGCGCACTGTATGCGACGATGTCGCTGCTGGCCGTCGCCGTGACCAGTGGCGAGATTTTCGTGCCGCTGTTCCTTCAGGTGCTTCACCATCAATCCCCCCTCGCCGCCGGCTATCTTGCCGCGCTCATGGCTGCCGGGTGGACGCTCGGCTCGCTTGCCAGTGCTGGGGCGAGTGGCAACAGCGTTAGGCGCGCCATCCTCGCCGGCCCGCTCCTTGGGTTGGCCGGCATGGTGACGCTTGCCGTGCTGATTCGAACCGAGAGTGCAGGTGGCTGGCTGACGATCACGCCCATCTGCCTGGCCCTGGTTGCCATCGGTTTGGGGGTGGGCCTGGCTTGGCCGCACCTGCTGACCCGCGTGTTTCAGGTCGCGTCGGCTGGCGAGCAGGGCTTGGCTGCAGCGTCCATCACAACCGTGCAACTGTTTGCCACAGCACTCGGCGCGGCGCTGGCCGGCATGGTGGCAAACCTTGCCGGGCTGACGGACCCAGGCGGTATCGAGGGTACGGCCAGCGCTGCAGCTTGGCTGTTTGGCGTGTTCGCGTTGGCGCCCCTGTTGGCCTTGTTTGCGGCCCAACGCGTGGTCCGGCTGCACGCCCAATCCATCGGGCAACCGGCCTACACTCGCTAGGCTCTGTACCAAAAGCTTTGTGGGAGCGGGCTTGCCCCGCGATGGAGTGCGAAGCGCTCCTGTACCCGATATCAATTAGCGTCAAAGTCGCCGCGAATTCAGGCTTTGCTGCCGCGTTGCGGCAGATCGCGGGGCAAGCCCGCTCCCACAAAGATGGATGACCCTACTTTTCGTACAAAACCTAGAACAGCGTGCGACGCGCTATTCGAGAAAGCGCCGGATCATGCGCATCAGTGTTGGCGTATAGGCTTTGGGCTTGAAGTCCCGGTCCAGCACGGAGCGGGAGACTGCACCGTCAATGAGTGCAATGAGCCAGGTGGCAGCGATCTTCGGATCCAGGGATGCATCGATCTGACCTTGGGCGATCCCCCGCCGCAGAAGCGTTACCAGGTCGCCCTTGATCGAAGCCTCGCTGGCAGCGAACAAGGTGGCCATCTCGGGGTTGCGCATGCTCTCGGCAACGACCTCGACCCCGATCTTGGCGTAGACAGGGTCGGCGCACTGCTTGAGGAGGTCTTTGGCCAATCGCTCGATTGCCAGAATGGCATCGGGCTCTTCGGCAAGTTGGGCGAAGCGTTCGCTCATTTCGCGCCGGTCTTCCTCCACAATGGCCTCGATCACGGCCTGTTTGTTGGGGAAGTAGTGGAACAGGTTGCCTGGGCTCATGCCCGCAGCTGCACAGATTTCGTTGGTCGAAGTGCCACGAAAACCTTTCTCGGCAAAGCACGCCACAGCGGCTTCGAGGATGTGCTGCAGCTTGGCCTGGTGTTTCAGAGGATCGACTTTTCTCATGCTTTCTCCGTGGATGCAGGTGCCGACCTGCAAACTCACTCGTTAGATCGACTACTTAGTCTCTCATTGGAAAAAGCGTCTACACAAGGATGTTGGCAATGCCCGCCATACGGCGTAATGCTGTTCACTTAAGAATGCCGGGGCCGCTCTGCGGCCCCAATACAGGCGATGGATAACTTAAGTGAACAGCATTACGCCATACGGCGGGCACTTCACAATCCAGAAATCGCCTTACCAGCTATAACTCAACTTAGCCGTAACCTCCCGCCCCGGGTTGTAATAATTCGCCGTCCCCGACCCCACCACATGCTGCTCATCAAACAGATTGCTCACATTCAGCGCAAGGTCCGTCCCCTTGGCAATCTTGTAATTCAAAGCCGCATCAAACAGCGTGGTCCCATCGCTTTTCTTGGTATTGGCCGCATCCATGTAATAGGCCCCCACATACCGCGCCCCCAGCCCAACGCTCACGTCAGTATCAGGAATGCTGTAGTAGCTCCACAGCGAGGCAGAATGCTTCGGCGCCGTGGTGAACTCTTTACCCTTCAGCGACGAGCCGTCATACAACGACCCACGCAGCACTTCAGACTCCATATACGAGTAAGCCCCGATCACGCTGATGTCTTGCGTCACCTGCGCCTTGGCTTCCAGGTCCAGGCCGCGCACGCGAGACTCACCCACCGTCTGCTGCTCGATGATGCCGCTCGGCAACACCACGGCAATGGTGACGTTCTCCTGCGTCAGGTCATAAATGGCTGCAGAGAACAACGCATCCATCCCCATGGGCGAATACTTCACGCCCACTTCGTACTGCCGGCCCGTTTGCGGGGTAACGCCAACCTGTGGCGGCGAAACGGATTCCACCATGCTCACATAGGTCGACACTTCATCGTTGACGATATAGGTCAACGCGCCGCGGTAGGAGGTTTCGGAGAAGCTGTCGTTTTCACTCGAGGCGCCGCCGATGTATTCCTTGCTGGACAGGTCCATGGAATCGTTACGCACACCCGCGGTAGCGATGACGCGGTCGTAGAACGACAGGTTCTGCTGCAAGAAAACAGCCTTGGTCGTGGCGTCGTTCTTTTTACGGGTATACGGCGAGATATCGCCCGGCACGCCGGTGAAGATTGGGTTGGCGATATCGATGGAAGGCGCCAGGCCGTAGACGGAGCTTTGCTTGGTGGTGGAGTCGAGGTACTCCACACCCACCAGGGTGCTGCTGTCGATGTGCTCGAACTGGGCATCGTATTGCAGCATCAGGTTGCCGTTGAGTTGGTCGGCATCGCTGTCGGTACCAAACACGTAGCGTGGGATCGTGGTGCCAACACGCGTAGGGCTGTCGCTCAGGTAGGCGTAGCCGAAGTCATCGCTCAGCTCGCTGTAACGTAGGTTGCTGCGCAGCACGAAGCCGTTGTCGAAGTCGTGGGTGATGTTGCCGCTGAGGCTGGTGCGCTCGACGTTGTGGAAGTTGTAGCTGGGCTCACCGTAAAAATCGCTGCGGTCGTATTCCTTGTCCAGCGGGTAGCCACCGCTGTTGGGCGAGCTGTCGGTTTTCAGGTAGTCCAGGATGACGGTGGCCGAGGTGTAGTCGGTCGGCGCCCAGGTCAGGCCACCCATCACGAAGCGGTTGTCGTCTTGCGAGTGGTCGTACTCGCGGTCGCTGTTCTGCATCTTGGCGGTGAAGCGGCCGGCGACGGTTTTATCGTCGTTCAGCGCATCGCCAACATCGATGCCGGTCTCGGCATGGTCGTAGGAGCCGTAAGTGACGTAGCCCTGGCCGAACTGCTCGAAGCGGGGCTGTTTGGTCACGAAGTTGACCGAGCCACCGGGGTCGGCCGGGCCGAAGAGGGTGGAGTTGGCGCCGCGCAAAATTTCGATGCGCTCGTAGGCGTAGGGGTCTTCGCGCACACCGCGCATCGAGCTTAAGGTCAGGCCGTCGCGGTAGGTGGTGGCCTGGAAGCCGCGGATCTGGAAGTAGTCGTTGCGGTCGTCCGAGCCGTAGAAGTCACTGATGACGCCTGGGGTGTAGAGCAGGGCCTCTTCGGTGGTGCTGACGCTGCGCTGCTCCATTTCCTTGCGGGTAACCACCGACACCGACGCGGGCGTGTTGAGGATGCTGGTCGCGACTTTGCCACCCACCCACAGCTCTTTGGCGACCACCGAGTCGGCGTCGTCGTCAGCATTGGCTTTGACCTTGGCATTGATGATGACGGGCGCCAGGCGATAGTCCTCGGTCGCGCCAAGTTCAAGCGGGCCGGCAGGCTTGGTTTGCGCAATGATCAGGTAGGCATTCGGGCCTTGCTGCTCTGGCTGCAACTCGGTCCCCTGCAACAATGACGACAGTGCTGCCGACGTCTCGAGCGTGCCTTGGACGCCTTGGGTCGTGCGGTTGCCGATGCTCTGCGCATCGTAGGACAGGCTGATGCCCGCCTGGCGCGCAAAGCGGTCGAGCGCCGGCGCCAGCGGCCCCCCCGGGATGTTCCACTGCTGCAGTTGGTTGTTGTGATCAGTGGCCAAGGGTTGCGCAAGCGACGGCAAGGCATAGCTGCTGACAACCAACCCCAAGAAAGCGCCGTGCAGGGCACGATTGAAGGGGTGGCGCTGTGGAACCGGGGTCGAACTCATTTTCTCGCTCCGTGGAGTGCTGGCAGACTGGCCTGTATTCCGGCCTTCTCTACAGGCCGAACGAGAATGAGAAAACACCTCATTTATTTTCAGGTTTCTGCGCAGCACACGTCACACGCGCGCAATTGAGCCTCCTACACCGCCGTCGAGGCTTACCGTGCGCCCGCTTCCACCGTTGAATGTGCCCCGTCGTCGCGGTCATTCAACTTCAGAATGTGCTCTTTGATGGAAGTACCCGCCAGGCTGACGAACGTCATATAAAAGTCCTTACCCAGATGCAGCAATGGCGAGCCTTTCAAGGAGTCGGCGGCAGCCCTTAATGTAAATACCCCGAATTCTTCCGCGATGCTTTCGATGCTGCGCGTACGCTTGGAGGGCTCGTCATAGGGCTTCTGATACCAAGTTGCGATTTGGTAGTCGACATCTTCTCGTTCAAACACCGCATACACATGGCTGACCAGGGCTATGCTGGTTTCGCGAATCAAGCCAGGGTCGACATTGTGTTGTTCAAGCAGCGCTTCGATGGGCTGGTTCATGACAAACAGCAGGTCTGCATTCGTATAACCGGGCATCGGAGGGAACACGCCGGGAGGCAGTTCGATGGTTGGGGCAGGTACGTCGTCATCGTGCATGTGAAGCTCCTTCTTCAGCCTGAATTGGCGCGCAGTCAATTACATTTGCCAATTGAATTAGTTGCGCGTCAAGAAGAAACAATCGCATTGCGCCCACGGCCTCATCACTAGCCTTCGGTTAAACGTGCATCCTGCAGGGCCGGCAGGGGTCGGCTCAGTAACACGCCGACCAGCACCGCGAACAGCAGCGCCGCCACGCCCGC from Pseudomonas kermanshahensis carries:
- a CDS encoding GNAT family N-acetyltransferase gives rise to the protein MNYTLQHLEDLEAFQASFDLMRVLRPHLTQLDAYVDQLARQTGQGYRLLAAWDGEQVVGLAGYCELENLLYGRFLYVDDLVVRPDVQRSSLGTSLLSAVREEAVRRGCAHFVLDTGLHMPLAQRFYFRQGLLAHGMHFTQNLQTENPA
- a CDS encoding FMN-dependent NADH-azoreductase is translated as MNNVLLINASPHGHVSHANQLAVELVATLRHRYPRLELVERDLGRYPLPPLDMDYAHALATPTPFDSPVFEHSEALIGELERCDILFIATPMHNFTLPAALKLWVDYVLRIHRTFRSTPEGKIGLLKQRPVYVLVGSGGFHQGESARQPDFLTPYLHQVLNTLGLLHPHFTYLQGLVFGDEAVRLTLEASRARLAQEPLFKELLGA
- a CDS encoding alpha/beta hydrolase family protein: MRKKLGMLALAGGLSMLLGLAVFVVQNLSDFELNDAQVSTLKFRSGDVDVVGTLVLPMDVQSVVLLIHGDGPMDRFASRGYLPLINSLLDAGVGVFTWDKQGIGESGGNWLNQSMSDRATEALAALARVREEPRVAGRSVGFLGFSQGGWVIPRAASEGDPDFSVIIGGAVNWRRQGMYYTGLRLAGEGRTPAEVEVRVREEYEINDKVFGHPNEQNAPDGFAEMDRDRFNFVLKNYNEDVTPALKTMKGPVLAVWGAQDVNVNAAEDSNVYKALFSGASGRQVVLVPNATHSLLRAELFNYQLVSQWPLWKQYLFVALGRHAYAPGTLAFISDWIKHPAAL
- a CDS encoding ABC transporter ATP-binding protein, producing MTEHGTAKADSYHDLAAKHVSASRIIALFVPYKMQIARVICLILVCSAIGMASPFLLRAIIDEALPDANMRLLVYLAGGLIGVAALTAGLNTLQIVMSTKIGQSIMHDLRVRLYSHLQSLSLSFFTATRSGEIQSRIASDIGGLQTLVTHTANELARNFSIVVMTTIAMFLLDWRLALFSMVAVPISILLSDRVGKLRESITHEQQVRLGDMSAAVQESLSISGVILARTLGRAVHLTQRFTRTSKEVASLEVRSHTAGEWQWQLILLMLSMFPALTLLLGGLLMNAGVPATIGTLVAMIALQEQLLWPLEGLLEIGREMRTTRALFTRVFQYLDQPVEITEKPDAITLDRLHMQGAVQLKNVSFSYPTNLQPTLTDVSIDIPAGSSVAIVGSTGSGKTTLGYLLARLYDVSAGEIRYDGVDVRTLSFETVTDLLGVVTQEPYLLYASVAENLRFAKPDATDEELIAAAKIAQIHDSLSALPQGYDTLVGDRGYRFSGGEKQRLALARTILRNPPILLLDEATSALDTKTERAMEVALAALSKGRTTITIAHRLSTIRHADQIVVLQHGRVVECGTHTELESLNGVYAGLIANMNSNAA
- a CDS encoding MFS transporter; its protein translation is MPEQRTPVDNRPASAGWAALLSGTNGVRSLALAGGVVLHAINVYIATTILPSVVRDIGGIDYYAWNTTLFVAASIPGSALSARLLGGAGPRGAYIIATLVFSSGALLCAFAPSMPILLAGRLVQGLGGGFLFALSYAMIRLVFDEALWPRAMALVSGMWGVATLVGPAVGGIFAELGAWRAAFWSLIPVAVLFALLAAVVLPKRTDERAGRAPLPLAQLLFLTLAVLAVSAGSVLPGLLWNIAGLGAAVIFTALLMGTESRSRHKLLPTGAFSVTSALGALYATMSLLAVAVTSGEIFVPLFLQVLHHQSPLAAGYLAALMAAGWTLGSLASAGASGNSVRRAILAGPLLGLAGMVTLAVLIRTESAGGWLTITPICLALVAIGLGVGLAWPHLLTRVFQVASAGEQGLAAASITTVQLFATALGAALAGMVANLAGLTDPGGIEGTASAAAWLFGVFALAPLLALFAAQRVVRLHAQSIGQPAYTR
- a CDS encoding TetR/AcrR family transcriptional regulator, encoding MRKVDPLKHQAKLQHILEAAVACFAEKGFRGTSTNEICAAAGMSPGNLFHYFPNKQAVIEAIVEEDRREMSERFAQLAEEPDAILAIERLAKDLLKQCADPVYAKIGVEVVAESMRNPEMATLFAASEASIKGDLVTLLRRGIAQGQIDASLDPKIAATWLIALIDGAVSRSVLDRDFKPKAYTPTLMRMIRRFLE
- a CDS encoding TonB-dependent siderophore receptor → MSSTPVPQRHPFNRALHGAFLGLVVSSYALPSLAQPLATDHNNQLQQWNIPGGPLAPALDRFARQAGISLSYDAQSIGNRTTQGVQGTLETSAALSSLLQGTELQPEQQGPNAYLIIAQTKPAGPLELGATEDYRLAPVIINAKVKANADDDADSVVAKELWVGGKVATSILNTPASVSVVTRKEMEQRSVSTTEEALLYTPGVISDFYGSDDRNDYFQIRGFQATTYRDGLTLSSMRGVREDPYAYERIEILRGANSTLFGPADPGGSVNFVTKQPRFEQFGQGYVTYGSYDHAETGIDVGDALNDDKTVAGRFTAKMQNSDREYDHSQDDNRFVMGGLTWAPTDYTSATVILDYLKTDSSPNSGGYPLDKEYDRSDFYGEPSYNFHNVERTSLSGNITHDFDNGFVLRSNLRYSELSDDFGYAYLSDSPTRVGTTIPRYVFGTDSDADQLNGNLMLQYDAQFEHIDSSTLVGVEYLDSTTKQSSVYGLAPSIDIANPIFTGVPGDISPYTRKKNDATTKAVFLQQNLSFYDRVIATAGVRNDSMDLSSKEYIGGASSENDSFSETSYRGALTYIVNDEVSTYVSMVESVSPPQVGVTPQTGRQYEVGVKYSPMGMDALFSAAIYDLTQENVTIAVVLPSGIIEQQTVGESRVRGLDLEAKAQVTQDISVIGAYSYMESEVLRGSLYDGSSLKGKEFTTAPKHSASLWSYYSIPDTDVSVGLGARYVGAYYMDAANTKKSDGTTLFDAALNYKIAKGTDLALNVSNLFDEQHVVGSGTANYYNPGREVTAKLSYSW